The genome window ACTACTACCGTGAGTTAATTAAATCAGGAAATTCAATTTTCCCCCTCACATGTAAACCTACCTACCCATTTCATTTTAGAATCCTCAGTACTTGATAGAACTGAAAGAATCGATCACATCTCGTAATCCAACTTGTATGATTGTTTTCATCAAAAGGGAAATCGATTTTAGGTATTGGTAAATTACTAAATTTCCAAAAGGCTAATTAAGATTCCAGGTTAAGTTGTGTCTAAATTCACTCCCACTGAACATTACTATCCTGCTCTTCCAAATGCAGAGTAAGGAGGAAGCCTTTAACTCTCCCAGAGCTGTGTAGATAGATAGATCATAGATAGATATGCTTATAAGTTGAAGCTGTAAACCTCACTACTTTTTCTGTTTGTTTGAGTTGAAATTGGCTGTTCTGAGCTTTGAATCATTTGAACAATAATGCCTACACTTGTATTCTGGCCAATGGTATGATTTTGATATTCCAttgatgtttaatttctttattgcttCGTATTATACTAATTCTTATCTTCAAGTTTGAGTTATGCTTAGTTTCTGTGTTTAACAGGGTGAAATCTGGGGTTTTGATCACTCAATTCATTATGAAACTGTTTTGGGCATTGATGTTCGCAGTTTTCTACTGTGGATATTTGTCCCAAGGGCAAAGGGTTAATTCAACTCTTTCTGCAAAGCCTAGTGTCGTCAACGTTGGGTGTATTCTAACGTTGAGATCTGACATTGGTAAAATTACAAAATCTGTAATAGAAACTGCATTAGAAGATATCAATTCTAATCCAGATGTTCTTGGAGGAACCAAGTTGAATCTCTCCATCGTTGATGACAGAAACAGTGGATTGCTGGGGATAGTTGAAGGTAAATTCACTgctaatatatatttgtgtattaaGTTGACTAGCTAGCTTTTCGAATTTGATCAGAAGGAAATATGATTTTCATGAACAGCTATACGCTACATGGAGATGGACAGCGTGGCCATAATTGGCCCCCAATCTTCAGTCATAGCTCATGCGATTGCCCACATTGCAAATGAGATCCATGTCCCTCTATTGTCTTTTTCTGCCACTGATCCTGCTCTCTCTtcactgcagtatccattcttTGTCAGGTCCTCACCGAATGATATGTTTCAGATGGCTGCAATAGCATCAATTGTCCAATACTATCAATGGGAAGCAGTGATTGCTATATATGTAGACGATGACTATGGAAGGAGTGGCATTGATGCATTAGCAGATCAACTGGCTAATAGGCGATGTCAGATCTCTCATAAAGCACCTCTGAAACCTCAAGCAACATTGGAAGAAGTGAGGGATACTTTAGCTCAGCTGGCTCTAATGGAATCGCGAATTATTGTTGTTCACACTTATGCTCATATGGGACTGAATATATTTTCTCAGGCGAAGAATTTAGGAATGACAGAAAGTGGATTCGCATGGATTGCTACTAATTGGCTCTCCACTATCTTTGACACGATAGGTCCCCTATCTTCAGAGGTAATGGACAATATTCAAGGAACTATTACATTACGCACATATGTTCCGGATTCTGAGGCAAAGAAGAACTTTGTCTCTAGGTGGAGCAATTTGAGCAGAAGAGTTGGAACTAATAGCACTTTTGGGATGTGCACTTACGGTTTATATGCGTATGACACTGTGTGGCTACTTGCTCGTGCTCTTGATGCATTCTTTAAACAGGGTGGAAatgtttcattttctataaatCCTATGCTAGAAACTGGCTTAAATCTTTATTCTATGAATGTCTTTGATGGAGGGAAGTTATTGCTTGACAACATTTTGAAGACCAATATAACTGGTGTGACAGGGCTATTCAAATACACCTCAGACCGGGAACTCTATCGCCCTGCATTTGAAGTTATCAATGTGATTGGAACTGGAATCAGGAAAGTTGGTTACTGGTCTAATTACTTTGGGTTATCAGTAGTGCATCCTGACTCTCCCTACTCTTATCCGTCGAGTCGTTTATCTTCTAGTCAACAACTATATACTGTGGTCTGGCCAGGAGAAACAACAGAAAAACCTCGAGGGTGGGTCTTTCCAAACAATGGGAGGACACTGAAAGTAGGAGCCCCTATTCGAGCTGGTCTTAAGGAATTTGTTGAACGGGTACCAGGTACTGATATGTTCAAAGGGTACTGTATTGAGGTCTTCACAACTGCACTAAACTATTTGGCATATGCTGTACCATTCAAAATTTCCCCCTTTGGTGAATCAAACTATACAGAACTTCTTGGCCTAGTCCATGAAGGGGTGAGTTTTGGAAACAAAGGTTTGTTTGTAGCGAAATTAATATTGGGTTTTGTTATGCACTTAACTACAATTTCTGTCAATTCAGGTTTATGATGCAGCTGTGGGTACCATTGCTATCACAAGTAACCGGACAGAAATGGTTGATTTCACTCAGCCTTATATTCAGTCAGCCTACGTTGTGGTGGTACCAGTTAGAGAGAGGGGCTCTAGTGCTTGGGCTTTTCTTAGGCCATTTACTCCTATGATGTGGTGTGTCACCGGaatgttttttcttcttattgGTGCAGCAATTTGGGTTTTGGAGCATAGAATGAATGATGATTTTCGTGGACGTCCAAGAGATCAAATTGAAACTATATTTTGGTGAGTGTCCAAAAAATACATTCTGTACTGAAATGAACAACCAGAACATACATCATACTTCCACTTTTGATTGCACATCTTTTCGTTCACAAAAGATAATTGTTAACTAAATGAAGTAGATATGGTGAATATTAAGCCATTAAAGATCTGCATGGTGAGTTTCTTTCTTGAACTTCAGACTATCGTTTCTCATCACTGATGCCACTATGATTCTGTGAATAATGTGCACAAGTTCCAtataattttacttgcactCATTAAAACCCATTTGTGAATTTTTCATTTCAGGTTTGGGTTTTTGACAATTGTCTCTGGCAACAGTAAGtggatttttgtttgtttagatTCTTATATGACCTTTTATTGGTAAGCTTTATGTCGAGActattttctaataatttttaaCCGTGCAGAGGAATCAAATGTCAGGGTTATCAGCACCTTAGGACGCCTTGTCCTTATGATATGGCTATTTGTGGTTTTGATAATAAACGATAGTTACACTGCCAGCCTTGCCTCAATGCTCATGGTTCAACATCTTTCTTCCCCAATCAAAGGAATTGAAAGCTTGTTAAAAACAAACGACCCCATTGGTTACCATCGTGGTTCATTTATTCGCAATTATCTGATTGAAGAACTTGGCATTCATGAATCCAGGCTCGTTCCTTTTAATGTGACAGAAGATTATGCTAAAGCTTTAAGGGATGGTCCCAGAAAAGGCGGTGTTGCTGCTGTGGTAGATCAACGTGTTTATATGGAACTCTTCCTCTCAACCCACTGTGAATTCTGTATTGTAGGCCCAGAGTTTTTCAGAAGTGGAATGGGATTTGTAAGTAgcttgatatattatatttcacaaGTAATTTGTTACAACTTGTACTGATAATCGATCTTTAATTTGTCGTTTCTTGATACAATGCAATTAAGGCCTTTCCGAAGGACTCTCATCTGGCAGTTGATATGTCAACTGCAATTCAGGAATTGTCAGACAGTGGAGAGCTTCAAAGGATCCATGACAAGTGGCTATTGAGAGGTGCTTGCAAATCAGAAGACACACAGAATGAAGTGAACCGGCTTCACCCGAAGTGCTTCTCAGGGCTGTTCTTAACGTGCGGATTTGCATGCCTTTTTGCCCTGCTGCTGCACTTCAGCTCTCTGGCAATATACTCCCACCCCGCTGATCAATCATCGTCCAGTGAAAGCTCATCATGCCCCCGAACACTCCTTTCGTGTCTTGATGAAAAGGACAGTTCAGTAAAATATCATTCTAAAAGACGACAACTGCACCGGGTTTCTTCTTGAAGGACTGACTGATAAAGGTGCATATTGAATGACTGACTGGTTTACTCAACCTTAAATATCCTATCagtttagtatataaaatgttATCTAACCTAAAAGGATTCCAAAGTTTATGAACACATGAATTAAAGTTGTATGTACATGTAGCAGTAGTTTGTCTTTGTATATGCTTCACTTTGGACTATTTATATGTGTGTCTGCCATATTATATATGGAGTACTGTAATGGCAAGTCTTGTTATAGGTACCCTTGAGTCTTGACAACGATATAGTTTTCAGCTTCTACTTTCATTCAAAAGATTGCATTTCGATTTTATAACTAAATGATaaaacagagaaaaaaaaaatgttttagaGGACTTTTGAAGCTACTCCAATGATGTTGTATTATTTTTCCTTCAAgaaatatttatttgataaCTATATTCACCAAGAGTActgctaattttttttctaaaatatttaTCCCCAACAATTTACATTGTTATTAATACATAGTAAGATTGACTAGTTTACGAGTagctaatagaaaaaaaaaatcaaaacaaaaaaaaaataatctttttaaaaCTTGGTCATATAATAGGTGAAAATAGTGTTGAAATTATTACTCATTTTATTTGCCTTGGCCTTATAGGATTTGATATATAAGTCACTCAAGTCTAACTTCGTCATTCTATCCCTACTAGCAttcatttagggtgtgtttaaaaactcaaaaaataattttcagtaaAGGGAAAATTCGTGACTTCTTGACTTCTTCTGATAATGTTTTCTAGACTTTCTTATGTCATCCTCCGCTTTCTACCATGACTAGTTTCCGAAGAAACCAGACTGGTTTCTGCCAGAAACTAGTACAAACTGGACTGGTtgtgatagggaatataccgcCCTACATATTTTGTATAGGTATTCAGGTACAGGTATTAGCCTTATATAAAGGACTCtttcatatgggaggtcatgagatcaagcCCCAGTGGAAgcgttgttgactctttgtgcttcaataggttgagaaaatatagatgaacagatactacaatgtaatagagttagtagcataaagaaaaatatataggaCCTTAGTCCTTCATCAAGgaggcttctttttttttttcctctaaaaCACCCAAGAAGCTATACTCTTTACTCTCTCTAAATTATTCAAGAACAATCAATAAAAGAGACGAATTGAGAGCCAATTTACGAATCTACACTATGCGTTACATACAATTTCTATACATATTTTGTACTTGAGTACATGGAGGAATTAATAGCATCGGGTTTCATTGAAAACCAATAGAAACTAGACTGGTTTTCACCGGAAACCAATCTAGTTTCTATTTGTTTTCGACAAAAACCAGTCTGGTTTGTATTGGTTTTCGTCGGAAACCATTAGAAACCAATATTgttacacacacatacactgCGCGCGCGCACATATACATATTGTTAGttatttgcataaaaaataGTTGGGTAAAACATAGCTGTTGTCAAATCTTTTTTagttaataacaataaaaattataattatacatttttgcttattttccagaaaatgaatcacacacaaagacaattttctaTAACGCAATcaagaaatgaaaattattgaaaaataactCAATTTT of Ipomoea triloba cultivar NCNSP0323 chromosome 3, ASM357664v1 contains these proteins:
- the LOC116011892 gene encoding glutamate receptor 3.3-like isoform X3; the protein is MFQMAAIASIVQYYQWEAVIAIYVDDDYGRSGIDALADQLANRRCQISHKAPLKPQATLEEVRDTLAQLALMESRIIVVHTYAHMGLNIFSQAKNLGMTESGFAWIATNWLSTIFDTIGPLSSEVMDNIQGTITLRTYVPDSEAKKNFVSRWSNLSRRVGTNSTFGMCTYGLYAYDTVWLLARALDAFFKQGGNVSFSINPMLETGLNLYSMNVFDGGKLLLDNILKTNITGVTGLFKYTSDRELYRPAFEVINVIGTGIRKVGYWSNYFGLSVVHPDSPYSYPSSRLSSSQQLYTVVWPGETTEKPRGWVFPNNGRTLKVGAPIRAGLKEFVERVPGTDMFKGYCIEVFTTALNYLAYAVPFKISPFGESNYTELLGLVHEGVYDAAVGTIAITSNRTEMVDFTQPYIQSAYVVVVPVRERGSSAWAFLRPFTPMMWCVTGMFFLLIGAAIWVLEHRMNDDFRGRPRDQIETIFWFGFLTIVSGNKESNVRVISTLGRLVLMIWLFVVLIINDSYTASLASMLMVQHLSSPIKGIESLLKTNDPIGYHRGSFIRNYLIEELGIHESRLVPFNVTEDYAKALRDGPRKGGVAAVVDQRVYMELFLSTHCEFCIVGPEFFRSGMGFAFPKDSHLAVDMSTAIQELSDSGELQRIHDKWLLRGACKSEDTQNEVNRLHPKCFSGLFLTCGFACLFALLLHFSSLAIYSHPADQSSSSESSSCPRTLLSCLDEKDSSVKYHSKRRQLHRVSS
- the LOC116011892 gene encoding glutamate receptor 3.3-like isoform X2, whose product is MKLFWALMFAVFYCGYLSQGQRVNSTLSAKPSVVNVGCILTLRSDIGKITKSVIETALEDINSNPDVLGGTKLNLSIVDDRNSGLLGIVEAIRYMEMDSVAIIGPQSSVIAHAIAHIANEIHVPLLSFSATDPALSSLQYPFFVRSSPNDMFQMAAIASIVQYYQWEAVIAIYVDDDYGRSGIDALADQLANRRCQISHKAPLKPQATLEEAKNLGMTESGFAWIATNWLSTIFDTIGPLSSEVMDNIQGTITLRTYVPDSEAKKNFVSRWSNLSRRVGTNSTFGMCTYGLYAYDTVWLLARALDAFFKQGGNVSFSINPMLETGLNLYSMNVFDGGKLLLDNILKTNITGVTGLFKYTSDRELYRPAFEVINVIGTGIRKVGYWSNYFGLSVVHPDSPYSYPSSRLSSSQQLYTVVWPGETTEKPRGWVFPNNGRTLKVGAPIRAGLKEFVERVPGTDMFKGYCIEVFTTALNYLAYAVPFKISPFGESNYTELLGLVHEGVYDAAVGTIAITSNRTEMVDFTQPYIQSAYVVVVPVRERGSSAWAFLRPFTPMMWCVTGMFFLLIGAAIWVLEHRMNDDFRGRPRDQIETIFWFGFLTIVSGNKESNVRVISTLGRLVLMIWLFVVLIINDSYTASLASMLMVQHLSSPIKGIESLLKTNDPIGYHRGSFIRNYLIEELGIHESRLVPFNVTEDYAKALRDGPRKGGVAAVVDQRVYMELFLSTHCEFCIVGPEFFRSGMGFAFPKDSHLAVDMSTAIQELSDSGELQRIHDKWLLRGACKSEDTQNEVNRLHPKCFSGLFLTCGFACLFALLLHFSSLAIYSHPADQSSSSESSSCPRTLLSCLDEKDSSVKYHSKRRQLHRVSS
- the LOC116011892 gene encoding glutamate receptor 3.3-like isoform X1, with the translated sequence MKLFWALMFAVFYCGYLSQGQRVNSTLSAKPSVVNVGCILTLRSDIGKITKSVIETALEDINSNPDVLGGTKLNLSIVDDRNSGLLGIVEAIRYMEMDSVAIIGPQSSVIAHAIAHIANEIHVPLLSFSATDPALSSLQYPFFVRSSPNDMFQMAAIASIVQYYQWEAVIAIYVDDDYGRSGIDALADQLANRRCQISHKAPLKPQATLEEVRDTLAQLALMESRIIVVHTYAHMGLNIFSQAKNLGMTESGFAWIATNWLSTIFDTIGPLSSEVMDNIQGTITLRTYVPDSEAKKNFVSRWSNLSRRVGTNSTFGMCTYGLYAYDTVWLLARALDAFFKQGGNVSFSINPMLETGLNLYSMNVFDGGKLLLDNILKTNITGVTGLFKYTSDRELYRPAFEVINVIGTGIRKVGYWSNYFGLSVVHPDSPYSYPSSRLSSSQQLYTVVWPGETTEKPRGWVFPNNGRTLKVGAPIRAGLKEFVERVPGTDMFKGYCIEVFTTALNYLAYAVPFKISPFGESNYTELLGLVHEGVYDAAVGTIAITSNRTEMVDFTQPYIQSAYVVVVPVRERGSSAWAFLRPFTPMMWCVTGMFFLLIGAAIWVLEHRMNDDFRGRPRDQIETIFWFGFLTIVSGNKESNVRVISTLGRLVLMIWLFVVLIINDSYTASLASMLMVQHLSSPIKGIESLLKTNDPIGYHRGSFIRNYLIEELGIHESRLVPFNVTEDYAKALRDGPRKGGVAAVVDQRVYMELFLSTHCEFCIVGPEFFRSGMGFAFPKDSHLAVDMSTAIQELSDSGELQRIHDKWLLRGACKSEDTQNEVNRLHPKCFSGLFLTCGFACLFALLLHFSSLAIYSHPADQSSSSESSSCPRTLLSCLDEKDSSVKYHSKRRQLHRVSS